From the genome of bacterium:
CCGCGATCCTGTCGGACCGGAGTTTATGGCCCCGCCGGGGAGGGAATAGGGGGATCTAGGGCTCAGGCGCGGCACAATTCCCCCATCGACGCGTTTCTTTTGTGTCGCAAGATCACGCCAACGGCGTGACTCCTTTCGACTAGCTTTAGGCAGGCAGGACAGGCGGCCTGGCCCTGATCTGTCCTCTCACTTCCCGGCCTTTTCCAGGTGCTTTTTCTCCCACTGGGCCAGCTCCAGACGGGCCTGGCTGAGTTTCCTCTGCTTGGCGGCTATTTTCTGGGCGTCCCCGGCCAAGAGGGCCTTAAAGATGTCCCCCTGGATCTCCGCCACCTCCAGCCGCAGATAGTAGTCGAGCATCTCCTTGAAATGGGCAATGACGATCTTGCCCGTGAGCAGGGGATGGTTATTGGTAATATTGGCGTCCTCGAACATGGTGCCGTGCTCCAGCTCGATCTCCAGCCCCTTTTGGAATTCCTCCAGGTTGATGCCCATTCCGGGAGAGTCCACCTTCTCGAAGATGATACGCGCCTCCTCCTCGGGAACATCTGTCCCGGTCCGCACGGACCAGTCGCTGATCCCCAACTCTTCACAGACTTTACGGACCTCTTCCCTGCTGACATATTCCGGTGTACTCATGGCTGTTCTCCTTTACTGGTGAATGATAAGCGAACCTATGGGGTCATGCCGCCGGTCCTGCTTGTCCGTGGTCTTGTCCGACGCAGCTTTAGCCCGCGTTTCTCACCAGGGTAACCATTGGGGTGCCGGGTTGAATTGCGGCATTTCCAGCTATAGGAATCGGCAACATCAAAATTCATCCTTCGGCCTCGATAACGCAGGGGCTTGTCTGGTTTTCAACCAACCACGGATGAGCCAGAACCCCAGGGCAAGGCCGATCACCACCTCCAGCCCTCCCAGGCTGCGCACAGGCCAACCGGTGGCCACCGGGGGAATACCCTCCATCCTCACTCTGCCGTACAGTACCCCTGACAGCACCTTGGAGACTCCGTCCCAGACGAGGACCGCCGACACAAGCAAAAAACCCGATTTTCTGGAATTCATATCAGGATATTACCACTTATCCGGGCAAACCGGTATAGTCAGGCATTTTTTATACTCGGCCAGTTTGAACCGGCAGCCTGGGCAAGACGATGTCCGAGCTCGGCAAAGATACGTAAGGGCAGAACCTCAATTTTCTGGAACCGTAATTCCAGCATCTTTAATTTGAGTATCTGTTTTTCAGTGATTGTTATGTCGCCCCACGGCACGAACAACGGCGGGTGCCAGAAACGGGAAAGGAAGCCGAAGGAAAAATGAAGTCCCCTGGGGTCAACTCCAACATTGGTACACCCCTTATACCCCATCCCCTATCGGGTGCGGATGGTCTGGAATCGCCATACTTTTTCGGGAATGCCGCCTGCGTTGCGGTAATGAACCGCCATCTGGGCCCTGCTCCTTTCAGCCTTTTTTGTCATCTTCGTACTGATACAGGGCCACAGGGCGCCGGCCGTCGTGCGATACGAGGTCCAGTTAAACGGCCTGCCTGAAGAACTGGACGGGACTGTGCTTGTAGCCCTGTCAGACACGCACCTGAACAAGATCCTTGGTGAGCGCTGGCTGGAGGCCAGGATTCAGCAGGTCCGTGCCCTTTCTCCTGACATCGTTGCCCTGGTGGGGAACATCTTCGAAGGTCACGGCGGGCCGGAGGACGGAGCCCTGGCAACTCTACAAAGGTTATCGGCGCCCCTCGGTGTGTGGTTCGTCAGCGGCAACCACGAGGGCCACGGGGACAGGCAGGCCAACGGAGAGGTCCTGGACAGGGCGGGGTTCCATCGACTGGACGACATCTGGAAAGAGGTCCGGCCGGGACTGGTCCTGGCCGGTGTGAGCGACCTGACCTCTCGAGGGCGACGGCAAAAGGGAGGCGACCCGGTGGGAGCAGCACTGTCGGGGAACCCTCAAGGGGGGACGGTGTTTCTCTCCCATTCGCCACTGCAGGCGGAAAGGGCGGCGGAAGCCGGGGCGGGGCTGATGATATCCGGACACACCCACGGCGGCCAGATCTGGCCTTTTAACTACCTTGTACAGAGGAGATACCCCCTGGTGGCAGGCCTTTACGAGGTGGACGGTATGCCTGTGATCGTTACACGGGGCGCCGGCACATGGGGGCCGCGCATGCGCCTGTGGAGACAAGATGAGATTATCCACATAACTCTGCTTGCCAAGCCGTAGCCTCTTGTCCACCATCTTGCTCATCGTAACCTGAAAGGTGAAATCGGAAGCTCGAATAGCGACGGTGGAAGCCTTGGCGGCCTGACCCCAACCTCTTCCCCACGGTTTTCCCTGGGATTCCCATGTGTCAGAACCAGTTTTTCTTTTTAAAGTACAGAACCTGTACCACCACCACAGCGATCAGGAAGATCAAAAAAAGCAGGAACGCCATATTATTTTCCGCCCCCGGGAGTCCCCCAAGGTTGATTCCCAGCAGACCCGTCAGGAATCCGAGAGGCAGAAAGATCGCGGCAATGACAGAAAGAACGTACATTCTCGAATTCATTTGTTCGGAGAGTCTGTTAACGAGTTCCTCCTGGGTGACGGAGGCCCTGTCTCTTACCGAATCAAGATCCTCAATGTAGCGTATGAGCTTGTCACTTGCCTCGCGCAGGCGCATGTAGTCATTTTCGCTTAGCCACGATAACTTTTCACTGCTCAGTTTCTGCATTGCCTCCCGCTGCGGTGCCAGATATCGCCTCAGCATGATCGATTCACGGCGAATAGCTGAAATCTCACTGCGTATAGCGTGGCTGCCCCCCTCGACGATACGTTCCTCCAACTGGGCGACACGATCCTCTATCTCCTCGATCGTGTCTTCCATTCGCGAGGTCATTCGACAGGCTAACTCAACGATGAGGTCTCCAGGCTTTTGGGGCCCTTTAGCCTTTCCCAGTGAATCG
Proteins encoded in this window:
- a CDS encoding metallophosphoesterase, which codes for MRYEVQLNGLPEELDGTVLVALSDTHLNKILGERWLEARIQQVRALSPDIVALVGNIFEGHGGPEDGALATLQRLSAPLGVWFVSGNHEGHGDRQANGEVLDRAGFHRLDDIWKEVRPGLVLAGVSDLTSRGRRQKGGDPVGAALSGNPQGGTVFLSHSPLQAERAAEAGAGLMISGHTHGGQIWPFNYLVQRRYPLVAGLYEVDGMPVIVTRGAGTWGPRMRLWRQDEIIHITLLAKP
- a CDS encoding zinc transporter ZntB, with amino-acid sequence MNIPELFNYSAEQTREWIKKESGLDEVYSEALLAEETRPRTTVIGDAVLLALREVNMNPGSDAEDMVSIRVWVEGDRIISTRNRKILSVSDIVDSLGKAKGPQKPGDLIVELACRMTSRMEDTIEEIEDRVAQLEERIVEGGSHAIRSEISAIRRESIMLRRYLAPQREAMQKLSSEKLSWLSENDYMRLREASDKLIRYIEDLDSVRDRASVTQEELVNRLSEQMNSRMYVLSVIAAIFLPLGFLTGLLGINLGGLPGAENNMAFLLFLIFLIAVVVVQVLYFKKKNWF